Proteins from a genomic interval of Paenibacillus sp. FSL H8-0048:
- a CDS encoding DMT family transporter: MILLAYSLVCLIFGTTFLAIKIGVDAGAPPFFSAGLRFFVAGAVLFLFMVLKGKARFSLLLRKEMLLTGAALTFGTFAALYWAEQYVSSGLAAVLSATGPMMILLMQTAFLRQKAPAYSLLGCIIGFTGVLLLVLPSLADDVTPLWLIGCVVVLIGELCYAAGAIYSKKVITAFSSESPVALNAAQMMYGGALLFIVSLFTEPLHPSFLLSFETAGSLLYLTVVGSMVGHTLFYWLVSKTNPVFPSTWLYVSPPIAVGVGFLFYNEAVTWVTLLGVFTIISGTILVNAGALKQLFTKPKPVIPVLPKASVEPLVQE, from the coding sequence ATGATTCTGTTAGCTTATTCACTTGTCTGTCTGATCTTCGGCACTACCTTCCTGGCCATCAAAATCGGCGTAGACGCCGGAGCGCCGCCCTTCTTCTCTGCGGGACTGCGTTTTTTCGTGGCGGGTGCGGTGCTGTTCCTGTTCATGGTTCTGAAGGGAAAAGCCCGCTTCTCCCTGCTGCTGCGCAAGGAAATGCTGCTCACGGGAGCAGCCCTGACCTTCGGTACCTTCGCCGCGCTCTATTGGGCGGAACAATATGTATCCTCCGGGCTTGCTGCCGTATTGTCAGCTACCGGACCGATGATGATTCTGCTGATGCAGACGGCCTTCCTGCGCCAAAAAGCTCCCGCCTACTCCCTGCTCGGCTGTATCATCGGGTTCACCGGAGTCCTGTTGCTGGTGCTGCCCAGTCTGGCGGATGACGTCACTCCGCTCTGGTTAATCGGCTGTGTGGTGGTGCTGATTGGGGAACTCTGCTACGCGGCGGGGGCGATCTATTCCAAAAAAGTAATCACCGCCTTCTCCTCCGAGTCACCCGTGGCCCTTAACGCAGCCCAGATGATGTACGGCGGGGCGCTGCTGTTCATCGTCTCCTTGTTCACTGAGCCGCTGCACCCGTCCTTCCTGTTATCGTTCGAGACCGCCGGTTCCCTGCTCTACCTGACCGTTGTCGGCTCCATGGTTGGACATACCCTGTTCTACTGGCTCGTTTCCAAGACGAATCCGGTCTTTCCGTCCACCTGGCTGTATGTCTCACCGCCGATTGCCGTCGGCGTAGGCTTCCTGTTCTATAACGAAGCGGTCACCTGGGTAACGCTGCTTGGCGTGTTCACAATTATATCCGGAACCATCCTTGTGAATGCTGGCGCTCTGAAGCAGCTGTTCACCAAGCCTAAACCGGTAATCCCCGTTTTGCCAAAAGCAAGCGTTGAACCCCTGGTTCAGGAGTAA
- a CDS encoding (2Fe-2S) ferredoxin domain-containing protein, whose translation MNMRLKVLKKHLLFCCSEHCNNQDVEDVMQEFKEQLVEQGINKTVKINKTSCLGLCGNGPFVIVYPDGVWYYNVTTEDVARIVEEHLVNGQPVEELVMLKMEA comes from the coding sequence ATGAATATGCGTCTGAAGGTACTTAAGAAGCATCTGCTCTTCTGCTGCAGTGAGCACTGCAATAACCAGGATGTAGAGGATGTCATGCAGGAATTCAAGGAGCAACTGGTGGAGCAAGGGATCAACAAGACGGTCAAAATCAACAAAACCAGCTGTCTCGGCCTATGCGGCAATGGACCTTTTGTCATCGTGTATCCGGACGGGGTCTGGTATTACAATGTAACGACGGAGGATGTGGCCCGTATCGTGGAGGAGCATTTAGTGAACGGTCAGCCCGTAGAAGAGCTGGTTATGCTCAAAATGGAAGCCTGA
- a CDS encoding AraC family transcriptional regulator — MTVFKYNAHRPHRANPDLYLHYWGQEQCAPGHSFGPGVRSLYKIHFIHAGTGKVTVGEATHTLNAGQAFLTYPHVVTHYAADQADPWLYSWIAFTGEEASYLLSRTSLTPEQPVFPMDQVLMPSLSARLSETGSSGELLDLPLKVMLYEFFSLLLRTVPAAGSPAPRSRSVYVEQCLHYLQAHYAENVTMESLSASLKLDRKYMSALFKRTVGLPPQQYLLQFRMSKACELLTETGCTIGEISQSVGYQDALLFSRMFKKVKGCSPKEYRLRHADTDIVL, encoded by the coding sequence ATGACAGTATTCAAATATAACGCCCATCGCCCCCACCGGGCCAATCCTGACTTATATCTGCATTACTGGGGCCAGGAGCAGTGCGCACCCGGTCATTCGTTCGGACCCGGGGTGCGAAGCCTGTACAAAATTCACTTCATACACGCCGGAACCGGCAAGGTAACCGTCGGTGAAGCCACCCATACATTGAACGCAGGGCAGGCCTTCCTCACTTATCCGCATGTGGTCACGCATTATGCCGCAGATCAGGCTGACCCGTGGCTGTATTCCTGGATTGCTTTTACGGGGGAAGAGGCAAGTTATCTGCTGTCACGGACTTCGCTTACCCCGGAGCAGCCGGTGTTCCCGATGGACCAGGTGCTGATGCCCTCGCTGTCCGCCAGGTTATCGGAGACGGGGAGCAGCGGGGAGCTGCTGGACCTGCCGCTGAAGGTGATGCTCTATGAGTTCTTCTCGCTGCTGCTGCGCACGGTTCCGGCTGCAGGCAGCCCGGCTCCGCGCAGCAGAAGTGTCTATGTCGAGCAATGCCTGCATTACCTTCAAGCCCACTACGCCGAGAATGTGACGATGGAGAGCCTGTCCGCTTCCCTGAAGCTGGACCGCAAATATATGTCGGCGCTGTTCAAGCGGACGGTCGGCTTGCCTCCGCAGCAATATCTGCTCCAATTCCGCATGTCTAAGGCTTGCGAGCTGCTGACGGAGACTGGCTGCACTATCGGGGAGATCTCGCAATCGGTGGGGTATCAGGATGCCTTGCTGTTCTCCCGGATGTTCAAGAAGGTGAAGGGCTGCTCGCCCAAAGAATACCGGCTCCGCCATGCAGATACGGACATTGTGCTATAA
- a CDS encoding aminotransferase-like domain-containing protein, which translates to MKKIAEAGQNSPLFRQVYEFMLNRMERGEWRADDKLPSIRLLAEELGVHRLTVFKAYRALTESGKLYVKDKSGYYVAPGSRFNPPADEGTAVPGYMVRSPMSDIQRLPVTYRFSQALIDPGLLPNLFLSDYVKKVFDLYPKVMGTYSSVEGDEELRVTLSSHFGERYKLQLSARELLITSGAQQAINLIAGIMLGPMDAVLVERPTYSVALDIFKRAGARLIAVEVSPQGYDLAAVEELMRKAKPRMFYINPTHHNPTGYTVPAKQRKLLVELAERYRCLIVEDDPFRDMYFGEEPPPPFFAYDTEGWVMYISSFSKYVAPGLRICAVACRYPFMERLIAAKSLADNGTPLLNQKIFLHYYTSPRLQQHLGKLRIALQVHKEIMEEELAATGWEWTTPPGGLNLWVKLPDSIPVTKLLARCLEQSISFVPGELCDPLGEMKSWLRLSYSFASEAMLREGMQRLTAIAREIEAGE; encoded by the coding sequence ATGAAAAAAATAGCAGAAGCCGGGCAGAATAGTCCCTTATTCCGCCAAGTCTATGAGTTCATGCTGAACCGGATGGAGCGCGGGGAGTGGAGGGCTGATGATAAGCTGCCGTCGATCCGGCTGCTGGCGGAGGAGCTGGGAGTTCACCGGCTGACAGTGTTCAAGGCCTACCGGGCGCTTACCGAGAGCGGCAAGCTGTATGTCAAAGACAAATCCGGTTATTATGTGGCGCCGGGCAGCAGGTTTAACCCTCCGGCGGACGAAGGGACGGCAGTGCCCGGATATATGGTCAGGAGCCCGATGTCCGATATTCAGCGGCTGCCGGTCACGTACCGGTTCTCTCAGGCGTTGATTGATCCGGGGCTGCTGCCGAACCTGTTCCTGTCCGATTATGTCAAAAAAGTATTCGACCTCTACCCGAAGGTCATGGGCACCTACTCATCCGTGGAAGGGGATGAAGAGCTGCGTGTTACGCTGAGCAGCCATTTCGGGGAGCGGTATAAGCTCCAGCTGTCGGCCCGCGAGCTGCTGATTACCTCGGGCGCACAACAGGCCATCAATCTGATTGCCGGGATCATGCTCGGTCCGATGGATGCTGTGCTGGTGGAGCGGCCTACGTATAGTGTGGCGCTGGATATTTTCAAGCGGGCAGGGGCGCGGCTGATAGCCGTGGAGGTCTCACCGCAGGGCTATGATCTGGCGGCAGTGGAGGAGCTGATGCGCAAGGCTAAGCCGCGGATGTTCTACATCAACCCGACCCATCATAACCCGACGGGGTATACGGTTCCGGCGAAGCAGCGTAAGCTCCTGGTGGAGCTTGCGGAGCGCTACCGCTGCCTGATCGTGGAGGATGATCCGTTCCGTGATATGTACTTCGGGGAAGAGCCGCCCCCACCATTCTTCGCCTATGATACGGAGGGCTGGGTCATGTATATCAGCAGCTTCAGCAAATATGTGGCTCCCGGCCTGCGGATCTGTGCGGTGGCCTGCCGTTACCCGTTCATGGAACGGCTGATCGCGGCCAAGTCCTTGGCGGACAACGGGACGCCGCTGCTGAATCAGAAGATTTTCCTGCATTATTACACCTCGCCGCGCTTACAGCAGCATCTCGGCAAGCTGCGGATTGCCCTTCAAGTGCACAAGGAGATTATGGAGGAGGAGCTTGCGGCCACCGGCTGGGAATGGACTACTCCGCCGGGCGGACTCAATCTGTGGGTCAAGCTGCCGGACAGTATTCCGGTAACTAAACTGCTGGCCCGTTGCCTGGAGCAGTCCATCTCCTTCGTTCCCGGTGAGCTCTGCGATCCGCTGGGGGAGATGAAGTCCTGGCTGCGTCTTAGCTACTCATTCGCAAGTGAAGCCATGCTGCGCGAGGGAATGCAGCGGCTCACCGCCATTGCGCGGGAGATTGAGGCAGGGGAGTAG
- a CDS encoding transposase has product MSGTRRSYNEEYKRQAVKYIQEQTKTVAELALELDVPAKTLHKWLGQYRQFENEPIITPDKYRELERQLKEREQELADLTEEMAILKKAVHIFSNPKN; this is encoded by the coding sequence ATGAGTGGAACACGGAGAAGCTACAATGAAGAATACAAAAGACAGGCCGTAAAGTACATCCAGGAGCAGACGAAAACGGTGGCGGAATTGGCCCTGGAGCTGGATGTCCCCGCCAAAACGTTGCATAAATGGCTAGGTCAGTACCGGCAGTTTGAGAATGAGCCCATCATTACTCCAGACAAATACAGAGAGCTGGAACGTCAACTGAAGGAGCGGGAGCAAGAACTCGCAGACCTGACAGAGGAGATGGCCATCCTAAAAAAAGCCGTGCACATCTTCAGCAATCCAAAGAACTGA
- the cysC gene encoding adenylyl-sulfate kinase → MTTGKLQAHKTSAGLTIWLTGLSGAGKSTLAALLTDRLREQGQAVEWLDGDELRRSLGRGLGFSREDRFENIRRAVYLAGMLNRHGVITVVSVISPYAGMRSYARQELPGFVEVYVDCPLPVCEARDVKGLYAKARSGELPAFTGISDPYEAPADPELTLHTAERTPEQCMEELISWLTEHRLYRL, encoded by the coding sequence ATGACTACTGGTAAGTTACAGGCACACAAGACCTCTGCCGGGTTAACAATATGGCTTACCGGTCTGTCGGGAGCGGGCAAGTCTACGCTTGCCGCGCTGCTCACAGACCGGCTCCGGGAGCAGGGCCAGGCGGTGGAATGGCTGGACGGCGATGAGCTGCGGCGCAGCCTGGGGCGGGGACTCGGCTTCAGCCGCGAGGACCGGTTCGAGAACATCCGCAGAGCGGTGTACCTCGCCGGGATGCTGAACCGGCATGGCGTGATTACCGTGGTCTCGGTAATCAGCCCTTATGCCGGGATGCGCAGCTATGCCCGGCAGGAATTGCCGGGCTTCGTCGAGGTCTATGTGGACTGCCCGCTCCCCGTCTGCGAAGCGCGGGATGTCAAAGGGCTGTACGCCAAGGCCCGCTCCGGTGAGCTCCCGGCCTTCACCGGGATCTCCGATCCCTATGAAGCTCCGGCTGACCCGGAGCTGACGCTGCACACAGCGGAGCGTACACCGGAGCAATGCATGGAAGAGCTGATCAGCTGGCTCACGGAGCATCGGCTTTATCGGCTCTGA
- a CDS encoding IS3 family transposase, with translation MQRAGTSTEGAGARTRRPDRGDGHPKKSRAHLQQSKELRFRFIEDHRSEFRVEKMCSVFQVSRSGYYKWRTAKPSPQATRKALLLKRIAYHFHDSKGRYGSPKIKVLLVREGHQVSERTVGKYMKELGLRSCVAKRFRVCTTDSNHPLPIAPNLLNQQFHTEKPNQTWVADITYIPCREGRMYLASVLDLCTREIVGWRLSDRMTTDLVQGALDAAYQAKRPGKGLIHHSDRGSQYASADYRERLKTYQMTASMSRKGNCYDNACIESFHSLLKKELVYWNRFKTKQQAYDAIFQYIEFFYNRKRIHGALGYVSPVQFAATFKRKTL, from the coding sequence ATACAGAGAGCTGGAACGTCAACTGAAGGAGCGGGAGCAAGAACTCGCAGACCTGACAGAGGAGATGGCCATCCTAAAAAAAGCCGTGCACATCTTCAGCAATCCAAAGAACTGAGATTTCGGTTTATTGAAGATCATCGCTCCGAGTTCCGCGTGGAGAAGATGTGCAGTGTCTTTCAGGTGTCCCGGAGCGGGTATTACAAATGGAGAACAGCGAAGCCCAGCCCTCAAGCCACTCGTAAAGCCTTGTTGCTAAAGCGGATTGCCTATCATTTTCACGACTCTAAGGGTCGCTATGGCAGCCCCAAAATCAAGGTTCTCCTAGTGCGTGAAGGGCACCAGGTCAGTGAACGCACGGTAGGCAAGTACATGAAAGAACTGGGGCTGCGCTCTTGTGTCGCAAAGAGATTTCGCGTATGCACCACCGACTCCAACCATCCGCTACCCATTGCCCCCAACTTGTTAAACCAGCAATTTCACACGGAAAAGCCGAACCAGACGTGGGTAGCGGATATCACCTACATTCCCTGCCGGGAAGGACGAATGTACTTGGCGAGCGTGCTGGACCTGTGTACCCGGGAGATTGTCGGCTGGCGGCTTAGCGACCGGATGACCACTGACCTCGTACAGGGCGCTCTGGACGCTGCCTACCAGGCCAAACGCCCCGGAAAGGGCTTGATTCACCATTCGGATCGAGGCTCCCAGTACGCCTCTGCAGACTACCGGGAACGCCTAAAGACGTACCAGATGACCGCAAGCATGAGCCGCAAAGGAAACTGTTATGATAACGCCTGTATCGAATCTTTTCACAGCCTCTTAAAAAAAGAGTTGGTGTACTGGAATCGATTTAAAACGAAGCAACAGGCGTATGATGCCATTTTCCAGTACATTGAATTTTTCTACAACCGTAAACGAATCCATGGGGCACTGGGGTACGTTTCTCCGGTTCAGTTTGCAGCCACATTTAAGCGAAAAACGTTGTAG